Proteins encoded together in one Halalkaliarchaeum sp. AArc-CO window:
- the tnpA gene encoding IS200/IS605 family transposase, translated as MEEYRSHAHSVSSCKYHFVWCPKYRHPVLNVVEDDVRELFGETADHFGHKILALEIADDHVHLFVQTDPKYSPANIARQFKSYSGKHLLERYPEIRESYFWGGGFWKVGYYVGTTGAMSEEVVERYIEETEHAAE; from the coding sequence ATGGAAGAATACCGTAGTCATGCACATTCGGTTAGTTCCTGTAAGTATCACTTCGTGTGGTGTCCAAAGTACCGCCATCCGGTTCTCAACGTAGTTGAAGACGATGTGCGGGAGTTGTTTGGTGAGACTGCTGACCACTTCGGTCACAAGATTCTCGCCTTGGAGATTGCAGACGACCACGTTCACCTGTTCGTGCAAACAGACCCGAAGTACAGCCCTGCGAACATCGCTCGGCAATTCAAGTCGTACTCTGGCAAGCACTTGCTGGAACGGTACCCCGAGATTCGAGAGTCGTATTTCTGGGGTGGCGGATTCTGGAAAGTCGGATACTACGTTGGGACGACGGGAGCGATGTCTGAGGAAGTGGTTGAACGGTATATCGAAGAGACGGAACACGCGGCGGAGTGA
- the ilvD gene encoding dihydroxy-acid dehydratase yields MNDRESSGERFAGEKDPSLPSSDVTTGAERAPHRSMFRAMGFDDEDLSSPMVGVANPAADITPCNVHLEDVADAAIDGIDDAGGMPIEFGTITISDAISMGTEGMKASLISREVIADSVELVAFGERMDALVTIGGCDKNLPGMMMAAIRSDLPSVFLYGGSIMPGQHEGRDVTIVQVFEGVGAYAEGSMEAEELDELERNACPGAGSCGGMFTANTMASISEALGMAPLGSASAPAEDPERYEVAERAGELALECVEEDRRPSDILSRKSFENAIALQTAIGGSTNGVLHLLALAAEADVDLSIEEFDEISKRTPKIADLQPGGAHVMNDLHEVGGVPVVIRRLLDAGLFHGDAATVTGRTIAEELETLDLPEDDELDSEFLYTVDEPKQPEGAIKILTGNLAPDGAVLKATGNDTLRHVGPARIFEHEENAMAYVQDGDVDPDDVIVIRNEGPKGGPGMREMLGVTAAVVGAGYEDDVALLTDGRFSGGTRGPMIGHVAPEAAVGGPIGLLEEGDEVTVDVPNRELSVAVSSEELERRRDAWEEPDPPYEGGVLAKFARDFGSAADGAVTNPALKRD; encoded by the coding sequence ATGAACGACCGAGAGTCGTCCGGCGAGCGGTTCGCCGGCGAAAAGGACCCGTCGCTGCCGAGCAGCGACGTGACGACGGGCGCAGAGCGTGCCCCCCACAGATCGATGTTCAGGGCGATGGGGTTCGACGACGAGGACCTCTCCTCGCCGATGGTCGGGGTCGCGAACCCCGCTGCGGACATCACGCCGTGTAACGTCCACCTCGAAGACGTCGCCGACGCCGCGATCGACGGGATCGACGACGCCGGCGGGATGCCCATCGAGTTCGGGACGATCACCATCTCCGACGCCATCTCGATGGGCACAGAGGGGATGAAAGCCTCGCTGATCTCCCGCGAGGTGATCGCCGACTCCGTCGAACTCGTCGCGTTCGGCGAGCGCATGGACGCGCTGGTCACGATCGGTGGCTGCGACAAGAACCTTCCCGGGATGATGATGGCCGCGATCAGATCCGACCTCCCGTCGGTGTTCCTGTACGGCGGCTCGATCATGCCCGGCCAGCACGAGGGACGGGACGTCACTATCGTGCAAGTGTTCGAGGGCGTGGGCGCGTACGCCGAGGGATCGATGGAGGCAGAGGAACTCGACGAACTGGAGCGCAACGCCTGTCCCGGCGCCGGCTCGTGTGGCGGGATGTTCACCGCGAACACGATGGCGTCGATCTCGGAGGCGCTCGGGATGGCCCCCCTCGGGTCGGCGTCGGCGCCCGCAGAGGACCCCGAACGGTACGAGGTCGCCGAGCGCGCCGGCGAACTCGCCCTGGAATGCGTCGAAGAGGACCGCCGGCCCTCCGACATCCTCTCCCGAAAATCCTTCGAGAACGCGATCGCCCTCCAGACTGCGATCGGCGGCTCGACCAACGGCGTGTTGCACCTGCTCGCACTCGCGGCCGAAGCCGACGTCGATCTCTCGATCGAGGAGTTCGACGAGATCTCGAAGCGAACCCCCAAGATCGCCGACCTCCAGCCGGGGGGCGCCCACGTGATGAACGACCTCCACGAAGTCGGCGGCGTGCCGGTCGTGATCCGCCGGCTGCTCGATGCGGGGCTGTTCCACGGGGACGCCGCGACCGTCACCGGTCGGACGATCGCCGAGGAGCTTGAAACGCTGGATCTCCCGGAGGACGACGAGCTCGATTCGGAGTTCCTCTACACCGTCGACGAGCCGAAACAGCCGGAAGGCGCGATCAAGATCCTCACGGGAAACCTCGCGCCCGACGGGGCGGTGCTGAAGGCGACCGGCAACGACACCCTCCGTCACGTCGGCCCCGCACGGATCTTCGAACACGAGGAGAACGCGATGGCGTACGTCCAGGACGGGGACGTCGATCCGGACGACGTGATCGTCATCCGCAACGAGGGGCCGAAAGGCGGGCCGGGGATGCGCGAGATGCTCGGCGTCACCGCCGCGGTCGTCGGCGCCGGCTACGAGGACGACGTAGCGCTGTTGACGGACGGTCGGTTCTCCGGCGGGACCCGGGGGCCGATGATCGGCCACGTCGCGCCCGAGGCAGCCGTCGGCGGCCCGATCGGGCTGCTCGAGGAGGGCGACGAGGTCACCGTCGACGTGCCGAACCGAGAGCTCTCAGTGGCTGTGTCTTCGGAGGAACTCGAACGCCGTCGCGACGCGTGGGAAGAGCCTGACCCACCCTACGAGGGCGGCGTTCTCGCGAAGTTCGCCCGCGACTTCGGCTCGGCGGCCGACGGAGCCGTCACCAATCCGGCGCTAAAGCGGGACTGA
- a CDS encoding class I SAM-dependent methyltransferase encodes MTDPDLARRIADQFSGRGKRADIWRGFDAFLDTDAFLNLGYSPRYGSHLLGSPQDRLANLVVAEVTRHHRRSEPDGRSATRAGTLLDVGCGRGGPTSRLAEQTPFDVVGIDLVAENVSRARNASATPGKGAETGVPSFLIGDATRLPFRTGAFSALVAVDSLVYVPAIERAFDEFSRVLSDGGVGVVSDLVADGGGDVPPDVLDRFGEAWDMPRPRQQEAYLSAMADRGLRVRRVNDLTDNSVGRFRKWSRLYLTVADGPAGDVLERLLRREGLDPDAVTEQVRAAHRALPALRHVLVSFER; translated from the coding sequence ATGACGGATCCGGATCTCGCCCGGCGGATCGCCGACCAGTTCTCCGGTCGGGGGAAACGCGCCGACATCTGGCGAGGGTTCGACGCCTTCCTCGACACCGACGCGTTCCTCAACCTCGGATACTCTCCACGATACGGCAGCCACCTGCTCGGGTCGCCCCAGGACAGGCTCGCGAACCTCGTCGTCGCGGAGGTAACCCGTCACCACCGTCGCTCCGAGCCAGACGGGCGTTCCGCGACACGCGCTGGAACACTTCTCGACGTCGGCTGCGGCCGAGGGGGTCCGACATCCCGGCTCGCAGAACAGACGCCCTTCGACGTCGTCGGTATCGATCTCGTCGCCGAAAACGTCTCGCGGGCCCGAAACGCGTCTGCCACCCCCGGGAAGGGAGCCGAAACCGGTGTCCCGTCGTTTCTGATCGGCGACGCGACGAGGCTCCCTTTCAGGACCGGGGCGTTTTCCGCCCTGGTCGCCGTCGATTCGCTGGTGTACGTGCCGGCGATCGAACGGGCGTTCGACGAGTTTTCGCGTGTGCTTTCCGACGGCGGCGTCGGCGTCGTCTCTGACCTCGTCGCCGACGGGGGTGGCGACGTCCCCCCCGACGTGCTCGACCGGTTCGGCGAAGCGTGGGACATGCCTCGTCCACGACAACAGGAGGCGTATCTCTCGGCAATGGCCGACCGCGGGCTCCGGGTTCGGCGGGTGAATGATCTCACCGACAACAGCGTCGGACGGTTCCGCAAGTGGTCGCGACTGTATCTCACAGTCGCCGACGGCCCGGCGGGGGACGTGCTGGAACGACTCCTGCGCCGGGAGGGACTCGACCCGGACGCCGTCACTGAACAGGTGCGGGCCGCACACCGGGCGTTGCCGGCGCTCCGGCACGTGCTGGTGTCGTTCGAGCGGTAG
- a CDS encoding 4Fe-4S ferredoxin N-terminal domain-containing protein yields MSQGNDPPYREPQTTHGFRDGTGDDRADGIDEARAREILANVDYDTDLGIELARDSRRLVAGEMSDREFHEKHNDAILEEFGVDDRPSDPDVNYGSSRGGKRTGAGDPDPGSDGPLPGVPGSDEPSRRSVLKTAGMLGAAAIGGTAALQGAGVAADDQDEPEPDKQMGMVIDTERCIACLQCMQACNEENNTSEGSLWMYVFRYQQDDYTDETHHLSRPCQHCSDAPCVNACPTASRYRRTEDGIVLTDYDRCTGCRYCEISCPYGVNYFQWTESEGEFDYDREVDGVTSAGDPPQGVMGKCTFCIQRQDSGDPELEGTTACEDACPVDAIHFGDLEDEESPPRQHLDEKSSASKFRLFKDANTSPNVFYIGNEPEGHPEPVDGPTTVENAGLSKDRPGRDVYADGGDDDGN; encoded by the coding sequence ATGAGCCAGGGAAACGATCCACCGTATAGGGAGCCACAAACGACTCACGGTTTTCGTGACGGAACTGGCGACGACAGAGCCGACGGGATCGACGAAGCTCGGGCACGGGAGATCCTGGCGAACGTCGATTACGACACGGATCTCGGGATCGAACTCGCTCGTGACTCCCGCCGGCTGGTTGCCGGCGAGATGAGCGACCGGGAGTTCCACGAGAAGCACAACGACGCGATTCTCGAGGAGTTCGGCGTCGACGATCGGCCGAGTGATCCGGACGTCAACTACGGTTCCTCCCGCGGAGGAAAGCGCACGGGTGCTGGGGATCCGGATCCGGGATCGGACGGCCCGCTTCCGGGCGTCCCCGGAAGCGACGAACCATCCCGACGGTCAGTACTCAAGACGGCCGGCATGTTGGGTGCTGCCGCGATCGGCGGTACTGCGGCGCTGCAGGGGGCCGGCGTCGCGGCGGACGATCAGGACGAACCGGAGCCCGACAAGCAGATGGGAATGGTGATCGACACCGAACGCTGTATTGCCTGTCTCCAGTGTATGCAGGCCTGCAACGAGGAGAACAACACGTCCGAGGGATCGCTGTGGATGTACGTGTTCCGGTACCAGCAGGACGACTACACCGACGAGACTCACCATCTCTCGCGGCCATGCCAGCACTGTTCGGATGCGCCGTGTGTGAACGCTTGTCCGACCGCTTCGAGATATCGCAGGACGGAAGACGGGATCGTTCTCACTGATTACGATCGGTGTACCGGGTGCCGGTACTGTGAGATCTCCTGCCCGTACGGGGTAAACTACTTCCAGTGGACCGAGTCGGAGGGCGAGTTTGACTACGACCGAGAGGTCGACGGAGTCACCTCTGCCGGCGATCCGCCGCAGGGCGTGATGGGCAAATGTACGTTCTGTATTCAGCGACAGGATTCCGGGGATCCGGAGCTCGAGGGAACGACCGCCTGTGAGGACGCGTGTCCAGTCGACGCGATCCACTTCGGAGATCTCGAAGACGAGGAGAGCCCACCGCGACAGCACCTCGACGAGAAGAGTTCCGCCTCGAAGTTCCGCCTGTTCAAGGACGCGAACACCAGCCCGAACGTATTCTACATCGGCAACGAGCCGGAGGGTCATCCGGAGCCGGTCGACGGACCGACGACGGTCGAGAACGCTGGCCTGAGCAAGGATCGTCCGGGTCGTGACGTCTACGCCGACGGAGGTGACGACGATGGCAACTGA
- a CDS encoding 2Fe-2S iron-sulfur cluster-binding protein yields the protein MSSDDHGRQHSEEAPDSERCDGSDCPRTKRRLLLKSAAASGTVALAGCLGMFELPEDQRYVGRSDPPDAEPGTDPDGGEDPDDDEDPNDDDPDEAQAFDVDFLREETTVNIPNDENLLEAGEEAGLDLPNQCRSGVCGVCKAKTNRDATEVQEMDGNQYLDDDEIAEGYLLTCVSYPRADFPVDTNPDEGDDIWDDVDEEDDATHAVEFQNNAATLDISEDETLLDAGLDEGLDLPYQCEVGVCGQCKAKTDGDANEVQEMDGNQYLDDDEIEDGYLLTCVSYPRADFSIDENPE from the coding sequence ATGAGCAGCGACGATCACGGACGGCAACACTCCGAAGAAGCCCCAGATTCCGAACGCTGCGACGGCAGTGACTGTCCCCGGACGAAACGCCGACTCCTCCTGAAATCAGCGGCAGCCAGTGGAACGGTTGCGCTCGCAGGCTGTCTCGGAATGTTCGAGCTCCCCGAGGACCAGCGGTACGTCGGTCGTTCGGATCCGCCGGACGCTGAGCCCGGCACCGATCCGGACGGCGGCGAGGATCCGGACGACGACGAAGATCCGAACGACGACGATCCTGACGAAGCCCAGGCGTTCGACGTGGATTTCCTCCGGGAGGAGACGACGGTGAACATCCCGAACGACGAGAACCTGTTGGAAGCGGGCGAGGAGGCGGGCCTCGACCTCCCCAACCAGTGTCGGTCCGGCGTCTGTGGCGTCTGCAAGGCCAAGACCAACCGCGATGCCACAGAAGTCCAGGAGATGGACGGCAACCAGTACCTCGACGACGACGAGATCGCCGAGGGGTACCTCCTCACCTGCGTTAGCTATCCCCGCGCGGACTTTCCGGTCGACACCAATCCGGACGAGGGCGACGACATCTGGGACGACGTCGACGAGGAAGATGACGCCACGCACGCAGTCGAGTTCCAGAACAACGCAGCCACCCTCGACATCTCGGAGGACGAGACACTGTTGGATGCCGGCCTCGATGAGGGGCTCGACCTTCCCTACCAGTGTGAAGTCGGGGTCTGTGGGCAGTGCAAGGCCAAAACCGACGGCGACGCCAACGAGGTCCAGGAGATGGACGGCAACCAGTATCTCGACGACGACGAGATCGAGGACGGCTACCTTCTCACCTGCGTTAGCTATCCTCGCGCGGACTTCTCGATCGACGAGAACCCGGAGTAA
- a CDS encoding aminotransferase class V-fold PLP-dependent enzyme, with product MLMTPGPTEVPKPVREAMGGELINPNVDPRFREIYRELTEQLSRVYGTGDTDHQVVVPGGEGILGLEASIASLVEPGTRVLCLSNGLYGDGFADFVESYGGEATLVSAPDTEPLPIEELERRLQEDTFEVATMVHCETPTGTLNRIEPALDLLAEHGVVTVVDAVSSLGGTPVPTGKIDVCLGASQKCFSAPPGLTTAAISDAAWEGMEERDNRSLYTNFLPWRDTDEEFPYTHLTTEVVALRKSLELLLEEGLESVYRRHEQAARHCRKRGAELDLELHPDAGDGRTAAERSSPTVTAFSVPNRAEVIQRRLREDYDITVATGLASHAEDVIRVGHMGHNARVEKVDRTMDALASVL from the coding sequence ATGCTCATGACGCCGGGACCCACGGAGGTCCCGAAACCGGTCAGGGAGGCAATGGGAGGCGAACTGATAAACCCGAACGTCGATCCGCGGTTCCGAGAGATCTATCGGGAACTGACCGAACAGCTGTCGAGGGTGTACGGAACCGGGGACACCGACCACCAGGTCGTCGTCCCCGGCGGGGAGGGGATCCTCGGGCTGGAGGCGTCGATCGCGTCGCTGGTCGAACCCGGAACCCGGGTACTCTGTCTCTCGAACGGGCTGTACGGCGACGGGTTCGCCGATTTCGTCGAGAGCTACGGCGGGGAAGCAACGCTCGTGTCCGCGCCGGATACCGAGCCGCTCCCGATTGAGGAACTCGAACGCCGGCTGCAGGAGGATACCTTCGAGGTCGCGACGATGGTTCACTGCGAGACGCCGACCGGGACACTCAACCGGATCGAACCCGCACTCGATCTGCTCGCGGAGCACGGCGTTGTCACCGTCGTCGATGCCGTCTCCTCGCTCGGGGGGACGCCGGTCCCGACCGGGAAAATCGACGTCTGTCTGGGGGCCTCACAGAAGTGCTTCAGCGCACCGCCGGGACTCACGACCGCCGCAATAAGCGACGCCGCCTGGGAGGGCATGGAAGAGCGGGACAACCGATCGCTGTACACGAACTTTCTGCCGTGGCGGGACACCGACGAGGAGTTCCCGTACACACACCTGACGACCGAAGTCGTCGCGCTCCGGAAGTCGCTCGAACTGTTGCTCGAGGAGGGGCTCGAGTCGGTCTACCGCCGTCACGAGCAGGCCGCACGGCACTGCCGCAAGCGCGGGGCCGAACTCGACCTCGAACTGCATCCCGACGCGGGCGACGGTCGGACTGCAGCAGAGCGGAGTTCGCCGACCGTTACGGCGTTTTCGGTACCGAACCGCGCCGAGGTGATTCAGCGTCGGCTCCGGGAAGATTACGACATAACGGTCGCGACTGGGCTGGCGAGCCACGCCGAGGACGTGATCCGGGTGGGGCACATGGGCCATAACGCGCGCGTCGAGAAAGTCGACCGGACGATGGACGCGCTGGCTTCTGTCCTGTAG
- a CDS encoding inositol monophosphatase — protein MSEPRVAVAARAARAGASVADERFRTGIDVQNKGGKTDVVTAADRDAQAAVSDAIRETFPEDAIVGEEGDAEKTVPEEGAAWIVDPIDGTNNYVRDIPFWVTAVAAVVDGEPVAAAVEAPALGDSYLADGRTAVSFEGPIDAGLVSATADSGDLAGLPGATRMETSGRTDPETCAVAPTVWWGFDRRDEYTRACEGIVTRFGDLRRVGCAQLELAMLAAGALDGVITNVLCNPWDSVAGVHLVRTADGRVTDLDGGRWRHDSRGLVASNGGVHDHVLEASQTIDP, from the coding sequence ATGAGCGAGCCACGGGTCGCGGTCGCCGCGCGGGCCGCACGGGCCGGCGCCTCGGTGGCCGACGAGCGGTTCCGGACGGGAATCGACGTCCAGAACAAAGGCGGGAAGACGGACGTTGTCACCGCTGCCGATCGGGACGCACAGGCAGCGGTGTCCGACGCCATCCGGGAGACGTTTCCGGAGGACGCCATCGTCGGCGAGGAGGGCGACGCCGAGAAGACAGTGCCCGAGGAAGGGGCCGCCTGGATCGTCGATCCGATCGACGGGACGAACAACTACGTCCGCGACATCCCGTTTTGGGTCACCGCGGTCGCGGCGGTCGTCGACGGCGAACCGGTCGCCGCCGCCGTCGAGGCCCCAGCCCTGGGTGATTCGTACCTCGCCGACGGCCGGACTGCCGTCTCCTTCGAGGGGCCGATCGACGCGGGACTCGTCTCCGCGACAGCAGACTCCGGCGACCTCGCGGGGCTCCCGGGGGCAACCCGGATGGAAACGAGCGGCCGAACCGACCCGGAGACGTGTGCGGTCGCGCCGACGGTGTGGTGGGGATTCGACCGACGCGACGAGTACACCCGCGCCTGTGAGGGGATCGTCACCCGGTTTGGCGACCTCCGGCGCGTCGGCTGTGCCCAGCTGGAGCTTGCGATGCTCGCGGCCGGCGCGCTCGACGGCGTGATCACGAACGTCCTGTGCAACCCGTGGGATTCCGTCGCCGGCGTCCACCTCGTCCGCACTGCCGACGGCCGAGTGACCGATCTCGACGGGGGCCGGTGGCGACACGACTCCCGCGGGCTGGTCGCCTCGAACGGCGGCGTCCACGACCACGTGCTCGAGGCTTCACAGACGATCGATCCGTAG
- a CDS encoding heme-binding protein, with protein MVEPPQTDEGWYVLHDFRTIDWQRWQETPERRRTRAIEEGQAFLEQCEAVADAEDGQSAVFSMMGHETDLLVLHFRPTLDDLSALERRFETTALAEFTERSTSYVSVTEVSGYVSDDYFKEDAEETNEGLRRYIEGKLEPDIPENEYLCFYPMNKRRGEQYNWYALSFDERAELMEGHGKFGRKYAGDVSQVVASSVGLDDHEWGVTLFADDPVHLKDIVYEMRFDEASSLYGEFPYFYVGRRFPPSDLGAFLEGAKVPTAEHGNESGHAHGGSHAERAHDEGTHAERAHDETGEADDIRGQLEEMNIYAGKPHGEDVYATVLYSETDAQELFEEVDGLRANFDHYDTHVKTAVYRGRDRDRNAVVSIWETNSAAETAAGFLSELPGIVSRAGEESGFGTMGMFYTIKPEHRDDFLEKFDTVGGMLAEMDGHHDTDLMVNVEDENDTFIASQWRSRDDAMEFFRSDAFRDTVDWGRDVLADRPRHVFLA; from the coding sequence ATGGTAGAGCCACCCCAGACCGACGAAGGCTGGTACGTACTCCACGACTTCCGGACGATCGACTGGCAGCGCTGGCAGGAGACGCCGGAACGGCGTCGAACACGGGCGATAGAGGAGGGGCAGGCGTTCCTCGAGCAGTGTGAAGCCGTCGCCGATGCCGAGGACGGACAGTCGGCGGTGTTCTCGATGATGGGGCACGAAACCGACCTCCTCGTTCTCCATTTCCGGCCCACGCTCGATGACCTCTCGGCACTGGAGCGGCGGTTCGAGACGACCGCACTCGCCGAGTTTACCGAACGGTCGACGTCGTACGTCTCGGTGACCGAAGTGTCGGGGTACGTCTCGGACGACTACTTCAAGGAGGACGCCGAAGAGACCAACGAGGGGTTGCGACGATACATCGAGGGGAAGCTCGAACCCGACATCCCCGAAAACGAGTACCTCTGTTTTTATCCGATGAACAAGCGGCGCGGGGAACAGTACAACTGGTACGCGCTGTCGTTCGACGAGCGCGCGGAGCTGATGGAGGGCCACGGGAAGTTCGGCCGCAAGTACGCCGGCGACGTCTCGCAGGTTGTCGCCTCATCGGTCGGACTCGACGACCACGAATGGGGTGTCACGCTGTTTGCCGACGACCCGGTCCATCTAAAGGACATCGTCTACGAGATGCGGTTCGACGAGGCCTCCTCGCTGTACGGCGAGTTCCCGTACTTCTACGTCGGCAGGCGGTTCCCGCCGAGCGACCTCGGAGCGTTCCTCGAGGGCGCGAAGGTTCCCACCGCCGAACACGGAAACGAAAGCGGCCACGCCCACGGAGGAAGCCACGCCGAGAGGGCCCACGACGAGGGCACTCACGCCGAGAGGGCCCACGACGAGACCGGCGAGGCCGACGACATCCGTGGTCAACTCGAGGAAATGAACATCTACGCCGGAAAGCCCCACGGCGAGGACGTCTACGCGACGGTGCTGTACTCCGAGACGGACGCCCAGGAGCTGTTCGAGGAGGTCGACGGTCTCCGGGCCAACTTCGACCACTACGACACGCACGTCAAAACCGCCGTCTACCGCGGTCGCGATCGCGACCGCAACGCGGTCGTGAGCATCTGGGAAACCAACTCCGCAGCAGAGACTGCAGCCGGGTTCCTGTCTGAACTCCCCGGAATCGTCTCGCGGGCGGGCGAAGAGTCCGGCTTCGGAACAATGGGCATGTTCTACACTATCAAGCCGGAACACCGGGACGACTTCCTCGAGAAGTTCGACACCGTCGGCGGCATGCTCGCCGAGATGGACGGACACCACGACACCGACCTGATGGTCAACGTCGAGGACGAAAACGACACGTTCATCGCCAGCCAGTGGCGCTCCCGAGACGACGCAATGGAGTTCTTCCGCTCGGACGCGTTCCGAGACACCGTCGACTGGGGGCGGGACGTGCTCGCAGACCGACCGCGGCACGTCTTCCTGGCCTGA
- a CDS encoding transposase: MGEEATKTIQTRLHIASGERSWLHDARLASREIFNDTISLTQQGHTRTEIQNEVDRDDFLRNNKCAVVGKALQTWDSYQSLLNWWEEQDDPDGGKPTPPSTDKSGAYPVVMAHTEGYRLTVDEDTNRVQFRISPKPYKKVKGHLRGGPDAMDELRDAITSDEVDVGQAELLYRDGVYYLHVTVTREFDVPDPDTSDTLVGVDINERNIALTALDRDTMRTKGTLVLDYGRVKQERQRYHTITKRCQEHGKTSIHRKLGDKEERFTEWVLHRLSRAVVEFAEQFSTPVIVFEDMSGIRDEIKYGTYMNRRLHKLPFHKFEKFVSYKATWQEIPTDTVDAYYNSQTCSCCGERGSRQGRRFRCANDECDVTQDHADRNASVNIAWREKAKFDGNTTNYRTHKTQPQVRLVRLSGSGRVSRPPSSRSLAEQGVLLHG, from the coding sequence ATGGGTGAAGAAGCCACAAAGACGATTCAGACGCGCCTTCACATCGCGTCTGGTGAGCGGTCGTGGCTTCACGACGCCCGCCTTGCATCACGCGAGATATTCAACGACACCATCAGCCTCACACAACAGGGCCACACGCGCACTGAGATACAGAACGAGGTTGACCGCGACGACTTCTTGCGGAACAACAAGTGCGCGGTCGTCGGCAAAGCCCTCCAAACGTGGGACTCATACCAGTCACTCCTTAACTGGTGGGAAGAACAGGATGATCCTGATGGAGGCAAGCCAACGCCTCCGAGTACGGACAAATCTGGTGCGTATCCGGTCGTGATGGCACACACGGAAGGCTACCGCCTCACCGTAGATGAAGACACGAACCGCGTCCAGTTCCGCATCAGCCCGAAACCCTACAAGAAGGTGAAAGGACACCTACGCGGCGGCCCAGATGCGATGGACGAACTTCGAGACGCTATCACGTCGGATGAAGTGGATGTTGGGCAGGCCGAACTCCTGTACCGCGATGGCGTGTACTACCTACACGTCACGGTCACACGCGAGTTCGACGTGCCCGACCCCGACACCAGCGACACGCTTGTTGGCGTGGACATCAACGAGCGCAATATCGCTCTCACCGCCCTCGACCGCGACACGATGCGGACGAAGGGCACGCTCGTCCTCGACTACGGACGAGTCAAGCAGGAACGCCAACGCTACCACACCATCACGAAACGCTGTCAGGAACACGGTAAGACGAGCATCCACCGGAAACTCGGTGACAAGGAGGAGCGGTTCACCGAGTGGGTGTTGCATCGGCTTTCCCGTGCTGTCGTGGAGTTCGCAGAGCAATTCTCGACTCCGGTTATCGTGTTCGAGGATATGAGCGGCATCCGCGACGAAATCAAGTACGGGACGTATATGAACCGCCGGTTGCACAAACTGCCGTTCCACAAGTTCGAGAAGTTTGTCTCGTACAAGGCGACGTGGCAAGAGATTCCCACGGACACAGTGGACGCTTATTACAATTCGCAGACGTGTTCGTGCTGTGGTGAGCGTGGCAGTCGGCAGGGACGGCGGTTCCGATGTGCGAACGACGAGTGTGATGTGACACAAGACCACGCCGACCGGAATGCGTCTGTGAACATTGCATGGCGCGAGAAGGCGAAATTCGACGGTAACACGACGAATTACCGGACTCACAAAACCCAGCCACAGGTTCGGTTGGTGCGTCTGTCCGGGTCGGGACGCGTAAGCCGCCCACCCTCATCCCGCTCGCTTGCCGAGCAGGGAGTGCTACTGCACGGCTGA